One Persicobacter psychrovividus DNA window includes the following coding sequences:
- a CDS encoding CPXCG motif-containing cysteine-rich protein — MLEQWFICPYCLAEISVLVDPSVEAQRYIEDCEVCCRPIEISVSIHEGEVEHFNAEPSQSDWD, encoded by the coding sequence ATGCTCGAACAATGGTTTATTTGCCCCTACTGCCTGGCCGAAATATCGGTATTGGTGGATCCTTCCGTAGAAGCACAGCGCTACATTGAAGACTGCGAGGTGTGTTGTCGCCCCATTGAAATCAGTGTCAGTATTCACGAAGGTGAGGTGGAACATTTCAATGCGGAGCCTTCACAATCGGACTGGGACTGA
- a CDS encoding radical SAM/SPASM domain-containing protein → MKKLTIRKLFNAALVKVSYHLSGFTGRVIHWGKPLSLAIEPTTSCNLRCPECPSGLRSFSRPTGMLGLEKYQQWLEETHAQLLYLIFYFQGEPFLNPQLLPMIRQASDKGIYTATSTNAHYLDDTNARGIVEAGLDRLIISIDGTSQDTYEQYRIGGRLDKVITGTKRVLHWRKQLKKAHPYVMLQFLVVRPNEHQIEEAKALAKSLGVDRIVFKSAQIYDYQNDQSLIPKQEKYSRYKKGASGKYELKHQMRNHCWRLWHAPVITWDGRLLACCFDKDADYAFGKVAEEGLVANWKNKKADAFKQQVLKDRQQISICKNCTEGAKVWL, encoded by the coding sequence ATGAAAAAGTTAACCATCAGAAAACTGTTCAATGCAGCTTTGGTTAAAGTATCCTACCATTTATCGGGCTTTACAGGGCGGGTGATCCACTGGGGGAAGCCGCTGAGCCTGGCTATAGAGCCGACCACCTCGTGTAACCTTCGATGTCCAGAATGTCCGAGTGGATTGCGGAGCTTCAGTCGCCCCACGGGGATGTTGGGTCTTGAAAAATATCAGCAATGGCTTGAAGAAACCCATGCTCAATTACTTTATTTGATTTTCTATTTTCAGGGTGAGCCATTTTTAAATCCGCAGCTGCTGCCCATGATTCGGCAGGCCAGCGATAAAGGAATTTACACTGCCACATCAACAAATGCACACTATTTGGATGATACCAACGCCCGAGGAATTGTGGAGGCGGGCCTGGATCGGTTGATTATCAGTATCGATGGTACCTCGCAGGATACTTATGAGCAATACAGGATAGGCGGCCGTCTGGATAAAGTGATTACAGGCACCAAGCGCGTTTTGCACTGGCGCAAGCAATTGAAAAAAGCCCATCCCTATGTGATGCTACAGTTTTTGGTGGTACGCCCCAACGAGCATCAGATTGAAGAGGCCAAGGCATTGGCAAAATCTTTGGGAGTGGATCGGATCGTTTTTAAATCTGCACAGATTTATGATTATCAAAATGATCAGTCCCTGATTCCAAAGCAGGAAAAATACAGTCGGTATAAAAAAGGAGCTTCGGGCAAATACGAGCTTAAGCACCAAATGCGGAACCATTGTTGGCGCCTGTGGCATGCACCTGTAATTACCTGGGATGGCAGATTATTGGCTTGCTGTTTTGATAAAGACGCTGATTATGCCTTCGGAAAAGTAGCAGAAGAAGGTTTAGTGGCAAATTGGAAAAACAAAAAAGCCGATGCCTTCAAGCAACAAGTCCTGAAGGATCGGCAACAAATATCGATATGTAAGAACTGTACCGAAGGCGCCAAAGTTTGGCTATAA
- a CDS encoding OmpA family protein: protein MLQQALGKFTLFMLLTFSSISFSTAQQLMSIDGRINDSDTGKPIPATLNYQTLPYGNQVGIVRVNKNNGEFTFKAIEDGEYELTATAEGYEKSRQIITLKGIGANEHLFIEFKLKKQGEKDVLRLNNLTFDQNKAEIKDSSFSELDELAQMVRNNPTMIIQLEGHTDFRGSAKGNMRLSEERVKAVKDYLVKHDVQSNHIKIKAFGGTKPITRQASEEARAQNRRVEVRILKF from the coding sequence ATGCTCCAACAGGCCTTAGGAAAATTTACCCTATTTATGCTGCTGACCTTTAGCAGTATCTCTTTTAGTACCGCTCAGCAATTAATGAGTATTGATGGCAGAATCAACGATAGCGACACTGGAAAGCCTATTCCCGCTACGCTGAACTATCAAACACTGCCTTACGGAAACCAGGTTGGTATTGTGCGTGTCAATAAAAACAATGGCGAATTCACCTTCAAAGCCATTGAAGATGGTGAGTATGAGTTGACTGCCACTGCTGAGGGATATGAAAAAAGTCGTCAAATTATTACACTCAAGGGCATTGGTGCTAATGAACACCTGTTCATTGAATTTAAACTCAAAAAGCAAGGGGAGAAAGATGTTTTGCGACTGAACAATCTCACCTTCGACCAAAACAAAGCTGAAATAAAGGATTCCTCTTTTTCCGAACTCGATGAGCTCGCGCAGATGGTTCGCAATAACCCCACAATGATCATCCAACTCGAAGGGCATACCGACTTTCGTGGATCAGCCAAAGGGAATATGCGACTCTCCGAAGAAAGGGTGAAGGCCGTTAAGGATTATCTCGTGAAGCACGATGTACAATCCAACCATATCAAAATTAAAGCTTTTGGAGGCACCAAGCCCATCACACGACAGGCGAGTGAGGAAGCCAGAGCTCAGAACCGACGCGTTGAAGTCAGGATTCTAAAATTTTAA
- a CDS encoding OmpA family protein — protein MRKFFTFLLFSLLAFSTNAQDVKWATKVLDFSSELSPFEYSAQQVIGKPNVLPQGGDNPAAWLPKSQDKMEEITVGFDDPIAIRQIAVAESYNPSALYQIYLIDSVGNSELLNTFTPKKIDLTGRLLNVFFDLTDYPVHGIRLVFNGAAVPGYYGIDAVGVSDSETPIKVEANLKEGVNPYLKSTKLDTTINSDFQERRPLIAPDGKTLYFSRLNHPDNIGGQNDTEDIWYSTYNEKTKSWDKAKNLGEGLNNEGDNFISSITPDGKGMVVVLGNEYKRGGKMKAGVSIASKTSEGWSKPEKLKITNAYIDGTDGDYFMGNNRKTLIMAINRFDAIGGKDMYVSFLQDDGKWTEPMNLGADLNTAANEYSPYLAADNETLYFSSKGFSGFGGADIYISRRLDDTWTNWTEPENLGADINTSEDDEFFTLPPSGQYAFYSTGKDGDNTNIHQIAMPVFYQPSPVVTVKGSILDKTTKEPVMAKISYNLLPEDTEVGFTNADPKTGEYEISLPTGAAYTYKVTADGYETRVDSIDVMKEKDFREFSRIITLTPLESGEESSTAIAASGEVAPPVNMELLSTLIYFDFNADNIKASFKDDLQSLASLLKDNSSLKIEVQGYSDITGPKAYNDRLAKRRATSVYNFLLKEGVDKAQLEVVSYGEDNPIKTNATKEGRAANRRVGFAKSE, from the coding sequence ATGCGCAAGTTTTTTACTTTTCTGCTTTTTTCCCTGTTGGCATTTTCTACCAATGCACAGGACGTAAAGTGGGCTACCAAAGTGCTTGATTTTTCATCTGAACTATCCCCCTTTGAGTATTCCGCACAACAAGTCATCGGCAAACCCAACGTCCTTCCACAGGGCGGTGACAACCCTGCCGCATGGCTGCCAAAATCTCAGGATAAGATGGAAGAAATTACGGTAGGTTTCGATGATCCAATAGCCATTCGTCAAATCGCTGTGGCGGAGTCTTACAATCCTTCAGCCTTATACCAAATCTATTTAATCGATTCGGTTGGGAATTCAGAATTACTGAATACTTTCACGCCTAAAAAAATTGACCTGACGGGCCGTTTGCTTAATGTATTCTTTGACCTGACCGACTATCCTGTACATGGTATTCGATTGGTGTTCAATGGTGCGGCTGTACCTGGTTATTATGGCATTGACGCTGTCGGAGTATCGGACTCTGAAACGCCTATCAAGGTAGAGGCCAACCTTAAAGAAGGCGTAAACCCTTACCTGAAATCAACCAAACTTGATACAACAATCAACTCTGATTTTCAGGAACGACGTCCGTTGATTGCCCCTGACGGAAAAACCCTTTACTTCTCCCGTTTGAATCACCCTGACAATATCGGTGGCCAAAACGATACAGAAGACATCTGGTACTCGACCTATAATGAAAAAACTAAAAGCTGGGATAAAGCTAAAAACCTCGGTGAAGGCCTCAATAATGAAGGGGATAACTTTATCTCTTCCATCACCCCTGACGGGAAAGGCATGGTCGTCGTGCTTGGTAATGAATACAAGCGTGGTGGCAAAATGAAAGCAGGGGTCTCGATCGCTTCCAAAACTTCGGAAGGGTGGAGCAAGCCCGAAAAACTTAAAATCACCAACGCCTACATTGATGGAACCGATGGTGATTACTTTATGGGCAATAACCGAAAAACATTAATCATGGCCATCAACCGATTCGATGCCATTGGCGGGAAAGACATGTATGTTTCTTTCTTACAGGATGACGGTAAATGGACGGAGCCAATGAACTTGGGCGCTGACCTGAATACAGCAGCGAATGAGTATTCTCCTTACTTGGCCGCTGACAATGAAACCCTGTACTTCTCCTCTAAAGGATTCAGTGGTTTTGGTGGTGCCGATATTTACATCAGTCGCCGACTCGATGACACTTGGACCAACTGGACAGAACCTGAAAACTTGGGTGCTGACATCAATACCAGCGAGGATGATGAGTTCTTTACTTTGCCTCCATCTGGACAGTACGCCTTTTACTCGACTGGAAAAGATGGCGACAACACCAACATTCATCAGATTGCCATGCCAGTATTCTATCAGCCGTCGCCTGTCGTAACGGTGAAAGGATCTATCCTGGATAAAACCACCAAAGAGCCTGTAATGGCGAAAATTTCTTACAACTTGTTACCAGAAGACACTGAGGTAGGCTTTACCAATGCTGATCCGAAAACAGGAGAGTATGAAATTTCATTGCCTACCGGAGCTGCCTATACTTATAAAGTTACGGCTGATGGGTACGAAACCCGTGTCGATTCTATTGATGTGATGAAAGAAAAAGACTTCCGTGAATTCAGTAGAATTATTACCCTGACACCGCTTGAAAGTGGCGAGGAATCGTCGACGGCAATTGCTGCAAGTGGCGAGGTTGCTCCTCCAGTAAATATGGAACTTTTAAGCACCTTGATTTATTTCGACTTCAATGCCGACAATATCAAAGCTTCCTTTAAAGATGACCTTCAGTCGTTGGCTTCTTTACTGAAAGATAATTCAAGTCTGAAAATTGAAGTTCAGGGTTACTCGGATATTACAGGGCCAAAAGCCTATAACGACCGATTGGCCAAACGCCGTGCAACCTCTGTTTACAATTTCCTTCTGAAAGAAGGTGTTGATAAAGCACAGCTTGAGGTGGTAAGCTATGGGGAAGATAACCCAATAAAAACCAACGCTACTAAGGAAGGTCGCGCAGCCAACCGACGTGTAGGTTTTGCCAAATCAGAATAA
- the mfd gene encoding transcription-repair coupling factor yields the protein MISREELLKNYTEDSLIQHIQLYLKENDRANIELKGLVGSTDALVSAAVSQLSGAPQLFILHDREEAAYFQNDLQSILPASQDIMLFPASFKKPYHSENTENANILLRAETLNKINDQQAKQPIIVTYPEALTEKVISKESLEDHTFRCNIGEEVDVATLRSLLLEFGFEITDFVYEAGQFAIRGGIIDVFSFGNELPYRLELFGDEIDSIRTFNPETQLSVDKVASVSLIPNIKSNIEETEQWISLLSFLPPETLLWIKDFELLENTLDNIYAQAQEIYQEKTAAAGGTSILTPPEQLFLNFTQFQKEFTNFSAIEFGNRFSQLAEKSFPFEIKPQPHFNKDFNLLVEDLSKHHEQHLDCVLVADVPKQMDRLISILEELAPALPIKASPIALRAGFIDTHRNLLCYTDHQIFERFHRYKVKQGFSKSKALTLKELRSLKTGDYVTHVDYGVGRFAGLEKVEVKGRSQESVRLIYRDNDMLFVGIHSLHKIAKYTGKEGTAPQMSKLGSSEWEKKKARVKKKVQDIAKDLIALYAKRKEVEGYAFGEDSFMQAELESSFIYEDTPDQAKATADVKKDMEAVYPMDRLVCGDVGFGKTEVAIRAAFKAVADGKQVAVLVPTTILAMQHHKTFVERLGNLPVRVDYINRFRTTKQIKETLADLKEGKVDILIGTHRIVNKDVEFKDIGLLIIDEEQKFGVKVKDKLKQFRVNVDVLTLTATPIPRTLHFSLMGARDLSVIGTPPPNRQPVTTEIHTFNDRVIRDAVDFELRRGGQVFFVHNRVGDIEAIAGLIQRLVPDARISIAHGQMEGVKLEKIMTAFVEGEKDVLISTNIIESGLDIPNANTIIINQAHMFGLSDLHQMRGRVGRSNKKAFCFLLSPPTSTLTAEARKRLSTLEEFTDLGDGFKVAMRDLDIRGAGNLLGAEQSGFITDLGFELYHKILDEAVNELKQAPEYKGLFADQPTQAQKPAKECILETDLEIIIPEQYIANTAERLNIYSQLDKLPSEQLSEYVTNLTDRFGPLPDAVASLIQAVKLRDHAQSLGFEKLIVKNHKMKAYLVGQENQEYFQSELFGAILAYVGQHPKQCQIKEIKEKLLVSFEPIESIEAAYNTMKAIFCP from the coding sequence ATGATTAGCAGGGAAGAATTGCTAAAAAATTACACCGAGGACAGCCTCATACAGCACATACAACTTTACCTCAAAGAAAATGACCGCGCGAATATTGAACTGAAAGGGCTTGTCGGAAGTACAGACGCCCTGGTTAGTGCTGCGGTAAGTCAGTTATCTGGAGCACCGCAGTTGTTTATTCTACACGATCGGGAAGAGGCTGCCTATTTTCAGAACGATCTCCAAAGCATCCTTCCTGCTTCACAGGACATCATGTTGTTTCCTGCCTCCTTCAAAAAGCCGTACCATTCCGAAAATACCGAGAATGCCAACATTTTATTGCGTGCAGAAACCCTCAATAAGATTAATGATCAGCAGGCCAAACAACCCATTATTGTAACCTACCCTGAAGCACTTACTGAAAAAGTGATCAGCAAAGAAAGCCTGGAAGATCATACCTTTCGGTGCAACATTGGCGAAGAGGTGGACGTGGCAACGCTCCGATCGCTGTTGCTTGAATTTGGCTTTGAAATTACCGATTTTGTTTACGAAGCGGGGCAGTTTGCAATCCGTGGGGGAATCATTGATGTTTTCTCCTTTGGGAATGAATTGCCTTACCGCCTGGAACTTTTTGGAGATGAAATCGACAGCATTCGGACCTTCAACCCAGAAACACAGCTTTCGGTAGACAAGGTAGCGTCCGTCAGCTTGATCCCAAATATCAAAAGTAATATTGAGGAAACAGAACAATGGATTTCCTTACTTTCCTTTTTGCCTCCCGAAACCCTGCTTTGGATCAAAGATTTTGAACTGCTCGAAAATACCCTCGATAATATTTATGCACAGGCTCAGGAAATCTATCAGGAAAAAACCGCCGCTGCAGGGGGCACCTCAATACTCACTCCTCCGGAGCAACTGTTCTTGAATTTCACGCAATTTCAAAAAGAGTTTACCAACTTTTCAGCCATTGAATTCGGCAACCGGTTCAGTCAGTTGGCAGAAAAATCATTCCCTTTTGAAATCAAGCCACAGCCACACTTCAACAAAGATTTTAACCTGCTTGTCGAAGATCTTTCCAAGCATCACGAACAACACCTCGACTGTGTGTTGGTTGCCGATGTACCCAAACAGATGGATCGGCTGATCAGCATTCTTGAAGAACTCGCTCCTGCTTTGCCCATTAAGGCTTCTCCGATTGCTTTACGTGCAGGTTTCATCGATACACACCGAAACTTGCTTTGCTATACCGATCATCAGATTTTCGAAAGGTTCCACCGATACAAGGTCAAGCAAGGGTTCTCTAAATCTAAAGCACTGACCCTCAAAGAACTTCGGAGCCTGAAAACCGGAGATTACGTAACGCATGTTGATTACGGCGTCGGGCGTTTTGCGGGTCTGGAAAAAGTAGAAGTCAAGGGCCGCTCTCAGGAATCCGTTCGATTGATCTACCGTGACAATGACATGCTTTTTGTGGGCATTCACTCCCTCCACAAAATTGCCAAATACACTGGAAAAGAAGGGACCGCCCCCCAAATGAGCAAATTGGGCTCGTCGGAATGGGAGAAGAAAAAAGCTCGGGTCAAGAAAAAGGTACAGGATATTGCCAAAGACCTGATCGCCCTATATGCCAAAAGAAAAGAAGTTGAAGGTTATGCCTTCGGCGAGGATTCTTTCATGCAGGCCGAACTCGAATCTTCCTTTATTTATGAAGACACCCCCGACCAGGCCAAAGCTACCGCCGATGTAAAAAAAGACATGGAGGCCGTTTACCCTATGGACAGGCTCGTTTGCGGTGATGTAGGCTTCGGTAAAACGGAGGTCGCGATCCGTGCCGCTTTCAAGGCTGTTGCCGATGGAAAGCAAGTCGCCGTATTGGTACCGACCACCATTTTGGCGATGCAGCACCACAAGACCTTCGTTGAGCGATTGGGTAACCTGCCCGTGCGGGTGGATTACATCAACAGGTTTCGTACCACTAAGCAGATCAAGGAAACACTTGCTGACCTTAAAGAGGGCAAGGTGGACATCCTTATCGGCACCCACCGCATCGTTAATAAAGATGTTGAATTTAAAGACATCGGCTTGCTGATTATTGACGAAGAGCAAAAATTTGGCGTGAAGGTCAAAGACAAGCTCAAACAGTTCCGTGTGAATGTTGATGTGCTGACCCTGACTGCCACACCTATTCCGAGAACTTTGCATTTCTCACTGATGGGCGCCCGGGACCTGAGTGTTATCGGAACACCTCCACCCAACCGTCAACCAGTAACCACAGAAATACATACCTTCAACGACCGCGTTATTCGTGATGCTGTAGATTTTGAATTGCGTCGTGGTGGCCAGGTATTCTTTGTTCATAATCGGGTGGGGGATATCGAGGCCATAGCGGGACTCATTCAAAGGCTTGTGCCAGACGCGCGCATCAGCATTGCTCACGGGCAAATGGAGGGGGTGAAACTCGAAAAAATCATGACCGCCTTTGTTGAAGGTGAAAAAGACGTCCTGATCTCTACCAACATCATTGAATCCGGCCTGGACATTCCCAACGCCAACACCATCATCATCAATCAAGCACACATGTTTGGCCTTTCTGACTTACACCAAATGCGGGGAAGGGTTGGCCGATCAAATAAAAAAGCGTTTTGTTTCTTACTTTCTCCGCCAACAAGTACACTAACCGCTGAGGCACGTAAGAGATTAAGCACTTTAGAAGAATTTACAGACTTAGGCGATGGGTTTAAAGTTGCTATGCGTGATTTGGATATTCGTGGTGCGGGGAACCTGCTCGGGGCCGAACAAAGTGGTTTCATCACCGATCTCGGCTTTGAGCTTTATCATAAAATTCTCGACGAGGCAGTGAATGAGCTTAAGCAAGCACCCGAATATAAAGGGCTCTTTGCCGACCAGCCCACACAGGCCCAAAAGCCCGCGAAAGAGTGCATCCTTGAAACTGATCTTGAGATCATTATTCCTGAGCAATATATTGCCAATACAGCCGAAAGACTCAATATTTACAGTCAGCTGGACAAGCTGCCTTCGGAACAACTTTCGGAATATGTAACTAACCTCACTGACCGTTTTGGACCACTTCCCGATGCCGTGGCATCATTGATCCAAGCGGTAAAACTCCGTGACCACGCACAATCATTGGGCTTTGAAAAACTGATCGTTAAAAATCATAAAATGAAAGCCTACCTCGTTGGACAGGAAAATCAGGAGTACTTCCAGTCAGAGCTCTTTGGGGCAATCTTGGCCTATGTTGGTCAGCACCCAAAACAATGTCAGATTAAAGAAATAAAAGAAAAATTATTGGTCAGCTTTGAACCTATTGAGAGCATAGAGGCTGCGTATAACACTATGAAAGCAATTTTTTGCCCCTAA
- the gldJ gene encoding gliding motility lipoprotein GldJ codes for MKNFVSIFSGVACAVVLAFLCVSCNTSTQPTASSPGRISTATGLEYNDDDGFKVNDFRGQPDGPNLVFIEGGRTVLGSFEEDVMNSRDNLERTVTVASFYMDETEIANIHWLEYTHFVNQDSSQEFYRSALPDTTVWAKRLAYNDSYVNHYFRYPGFRFFPVVGINWEQAMDYCTWRTAIVNYKLAEDAGEDLPEGGGRIPLESGVVLPDYRLPTEAEWEYAAQALIGTQWMDENNTHRRQYPWDGHAVRNPYGKQMGQILANFKRGRGDYAGIAGKLNDGAMITASIYDYPPNDFGLYNMAGNVNEWVLDVYRPLSYQDMEDLNPVRRDGFLDDEKKYDYANANSLISDHTRVYKGGSWADVAYWLNPGTRRYLEQDSATATIGFRCAMIRAGSNY; via the coding sequence ATGAAAAATTTTGTGTCAATCTTTAGTGGTGTGGCATGTGCAGTGGTACTCGCTTTTTTGTGTGTCAGCTGTAATACCAGCACTCAACCTACCGCTTCCAGTCCTGGAAGAATTTCCACAGCTACGGGCTTGGAATATAATGACGACGACGGTTTCAAAGTGAACGATTTCCGTGGTCAGCCAGATGGTCCAAACTTAGTCTTTATCGAAGGAGGCCGAACTGTACTGGGCTCTTTTGAGGAAGATGTAATGAACTCTCGGGACAACCTTGAGCGAACCGTTACTGTGGCTTCCTTTTATATGGATGAAACCGAGATCGCCAATATTCACTGGTTGGAATATACGCACTTTGTGAATCAGGATTCCTCTCAGGAATTTTATCGTTCTGCCTTACCGGATACTACCGTTTGGGCAAAGCGTTTAGCTTATAATGATTCTTATGTGAATCACTATTTCCGTTACCCTGGTTTCCGTTTCTTCCCTGTTGTGGGAATTAACTGGGAGCAAGCAATGGATTACTGTACTTGGAGAACGGCGATTGTCAATTACAAATTGGCAGAAGATGCTGGGGAAGACCTACCTGAAGGTGGTGGTCGTATTCCTTTGGAGTCGGGTGTTGTATTGCCTGATTACCGACTACCTACAGAAGCAGAGTGGGAATATGCCGCTCAAGCTTTGATTGGTACACAGTGGATGGATGAAAACAACACACACCGCCGTCAGTACCCTTGGGATGGTCACGCTGTTCGTAATCCTTACGGAAAACAAATGGGACAGATCTTGGCCAACTTCAAAAGAGGTCGTGGCGATTATGCAGGTATCGCGGGTAAGCTAAATGATGGCGCCATGATTACCGCTTCAATTTACGATTACCCACCGAATGATTTCGGTCTGTACAATATGGCAGGTAATGTTAACGAATGGGTATTGGATGTTTATCGTCCACTTTCTTACCAGGATATGGAAGATTTGAACCCTGTTCGTCGTGATGGATTCTTGGATGATGAGAAAAAATACGACTATGCTAATGCCAACTCTTTAATCTCTGACCATACCCGTGTATACAAGGGTGGTTCTTGGGCTGATGTTGCCTATTGGTTGAACCCTGGTACGCGCCGTTATTTAGAGCAAGATTCAGCAACTGCTACAATCGGTTTCCGTTGTGCAATGATCAGAGCTGGTTCTAACTACTAA
- a CDS encoding ComF family protein, producing the protein MFVCIDCQMDLGKSMVPLEAERARIFGAYPQVQSLDIAYTYLKSAKVQKLIHHLKYYGYPEIGRLMGTRLGGQFQDRGLKVDYIVAVPIHWKKKKQRGYNQSEIIAQGVSAVTAIPIHGQVVKKVKHNTSQTRKNIEQRRKNVRSVFQVNPKLNLNGKSVLLLDDVLTTGATLEAIIILLIEAYPEIKISVAVLAMA; encoded by the coding sequence ATGTTTGTGTGTATTGACTGCCAAATGGACCTTGGAAAAAGTATGGTTCCCCTGGAGGCGGAGCGTGCGCGTATTTTTGGAGCCTACCCTCAGGTACAGTCTCTTGATATCGCTTATACTTATCTAAAATCTGCCAAAGTTCAAAAGCTGATTCACCATTTGAAATATTACGGGTACCCAGAAATAGGTAGGCTGATGGGTACTCGACTCGGAGGGCAGTTTCAGGACCGGGGACTTAAGGTGGATTATATTGTAGCGGTTCCCATTCATTGGAAAAAGAAAAAACAACGGGGCTATAATCAATCGGAAATTATTGCTCAGGGGGTTTCGGCTGTAACGGCGATACCTATTCACGGACAAGTGGTAAAAAAGGTAAAGCACAATACTTCCCAGACCCGAAAGAATATTGAACAACGCCGAAAGAATGTTCGGTCAGTTTTTCAGGTGAATCCAAAGCTGAATCTGAATGGAAAGTCCGTTCTACTGCTGGATGATGTGCTGACCACAGGAGCTACGCTTGAGGCCATCATTATTTTGCTGATTGAAGCATATCCAGAAATTAAGATTAGTGTTGCCGTATTGGCGATGGCTTAA
- a CDS encoding carboxymuconolactone decarboxylase family protein produces MNEIEKFNQYRGEMNEKILGANNKIIKRIFNLDTNTFAEGALDVKTKEMIGLACSMVLRCEDCIKYHLETVHKLGVNKEEVFEIFSIANLIGGTIVIPELRRAVEYWELLENQDQ; encoded by the coding sequence ATGAACGAAATAGAAAAATTCAACCAATATCGCGGCGAGATGAATGAAAAAATCTTGGGCGCAAATAATAAAATTATCAAGCGTATTTTTAATTTAGACACCAATACCTTCGCTGAAGGTGCGCTTGATGTAAAAACCAAAGAAATGATCGGCCTGGCATGCTCCATGGTGCTGCGCTGTGAAGACTGTATTAAATATCACCTTGAAACTGTTCACAAACTTGGCGTGAACAAAGAAGAGGTGTTTGAAATTTTTTCTATCGCCAACCTGATTGGTGGTACCATCGTGATCCCTGAACTGCGCCGTGCGGTAGAGTACTGGGAATTGCTTGAAAACCAAGACCAATGA
- a CDS encoding exodeoxyribonuclease III, with protein sequence MKIISYNINGIRAAIKKGFNDWLADELPDVLCLQEVKAEQEQVDTTPWSALGYEVYWMSAQKKGYSGVAILTKVTPKHVEYGCGIEKYDNEGRVIRVDFEHCSVINTYMPSGSSGDLRQAFKMEWLADFQQYTDELKKTLPHLIICGDYNICHTSIDIHNPEKNKKTSGFLPEEREWVTKFIESGFVDSFRAFQPEPHHYSWWSYRAASRERNKGWRIDYLMVATPLKDRMKDGKILPEVKHSDHCPVYLEIE encoded by the coding sequence ATGAAGATAATTTCATACAATATCAACGGTATCCGTGCTGCCATAAAGAAGGGCTTCAATGACTGGCTGGCTGACGAACTGCCTGATGTGCTTTGCCTGCAGGAGGTGAAAGCTGAACAGGAACAAGTTGATACCACACCCTGGTCAGCACTCGGATATGAGGTCTACTGGATGTCGGCACAGAAAAAAGGGTACAGTGGCGTGGCCATCCTTACAAAGGTAACCCCTAAGCATGTGGAGTATGGCTGTGGTATTGAAAAATATGACAATGAAGGCCGCGTTATTCGTGTAGATTTTGAGCACTGCTCGGTAATCAATACCTATATGCCTTCAGGTTCAAGTGGCGATCTTCGCCAGGCGTTCAAAATGGAATGGCTGGCTGACTTTCAGCAATACACTGATGAGCTCAAAAAAACGTTACCTCACCTGATTATTTGTGGGGATTACAATATCTGCCATACCTCAATAGATATTCATAACCCTGAAAAAAATAAAAAAACTTCTGGTTTCTTACCTGAAGAAAGAGAATGGGTGACTAAATTTATTGAAAGTGGTTTCGTTGATAGTTTCAGGGCTTTCCAACCTGAACCTCACCATTATTCGTGGTGGAGTTACAGAGCGGCTTCCCGAGAGAGAAACAAAGGTTGGCGAATTGATTATCTTATGGTTGCCACACCTTTGAAAGACCGAATGAAAGATGGCAAGATTCTACCAGAGGTGAAGCACTCAGATCATTGCCCTGTGTATTTAGAAATAGAATAA